In one Halarsenatibacter silvermanii genomic region, the following are encoded:
- the arsB gene encoding ACR3 family arsenite efflux transporter, whose translation MQEEHELGFFERYLTVWVGLCIIGGLALGQIFPGLADAFEAAEIAGYPVPVAIALFLMIYPIMVQTDFKKILKAGKSTKPIVTTLVLNWAVKPFTMAFVAWLFMRVIWSPFIGYELGSELMAGMILLGIAPCTAMVLVWGYLSRGNMGHVVVMVAINSLSMVVLYGPLAVLLLPVADVPVPIGRVAFGVLAYVGLPLVAGHFTRKKLLEKQGRERFEEFTSKLHYVSTAALLFTIVMIVAPQSELVLTNPLLVLLVLVPLTIQVLTIFGIGYYASKKLGLPYDDAAPTAQIAASNHFEVAIAMAITLFGVDSGATLAAVTGMLIEVPIMLILVRLCLKTRSWFPQVHKSKI comes from the coding sequence ATGCAGGAGGAACATGAATTAGGGTTTTTTGAAAGATATCTCACTGTCTGGGTAGGTTTATGTATAATTGGTGGACTGGCACTGGGGCAGATATTTCCCGGCCTTGCTGACGCTTTTGAAGCAGCGGAGATAGCGGGTTATCCTGTTCCCGTAGCTATTGCCCTGTTTTTAATGATTTATCCCATAATGGTCCAGACTGATTTTAAGAAGATATTAAAGGCCGGCAAATCAACCAAGCCTATTGTCACCACTCTTGTTTTAAACTGGGCAGTAAAACCATTTACCATGGCCTTTGTGGCCTGGCTTTTTATGAGAGTTATCTGGAGTCCTTTTATCGGCTATGAGCTGGGCAGCGAATTGATGGCAGGTATGATCCTGCTTGGCATAGCCCCCTGTACAGCTATGGTATTGGTCTGGGGCTATCTTTCCCGGGGCAACATGGGACACGTAGTTGTCATGGTAGCTATCAACTCGCTCTCGATGGTTGTCCTCTACGGTCCACTGGCCGTGCTGCTTCTGCCGGTGGCTGATGTGCCGGTTCCTATCGGCAGAGTTGCTTTTGGAGTGCTGGCCTATGTGGGTCTGCCGCTGGTAGCCGGACACTTTACCAGAAAGAAACTGCTGGAAAAACAGGGAAGAGAGCGTTTCGAGGAATTTACCTCCAAGCTGCATTATGTTTCCACGGCAGCTTTATTATTTACAATAGTGATGATTGTAGCTCCTCAATCTGAACTTGTTTTGACCAACCCTCTGCTGGTACTGCTGGTGCTGGTGCCTCTGACGATTCAGGTGCTTACTATTTTTGGAATAGGCTATTATGCCTCCAAAAAATTGGGGCTTCCCTATGATGATGCTGCTCCTACAGCCCAAATAGCAGCCAGCAATCATTTTGAAGTGGCTATAGCTATGGCAATAACTCTCTTTGGAGTTGATTCAGGAGCTACGCTGGCAGCAGTTACTGGAATGTTGATAGAGGTGCCGATAATGCTGATTTTAGTGCGTCTCTGTTTGAAGACCAGAAGCTGGTTTCCACAGGTTCATAAAAGTAAAATTTGA